One window of Globicephala melas chromosome 2, mGloMel1.2, whole genome shotgun sequence genomic DNA carries:
- the PPP1R14D gene encoding protein phosphatase 1 regulatory subunit 14D isoform X1 has translation MLSSSPTSCTSPNPNEENPRKKVQWASGRRRTSSTDSKSQSDPSKASRSRKLSRLTVKYDRGQLQSWLEMEQWVDAQVQDLFQVLSFLLGAARACDSSRINQLLLSLRSTWRLSWNYPQRSRRLSWRLFSKTAPTPQSLLSLSCSVNSRNFGDSVGLRNKPCETTFISFSTARSALNPWILG, from the exons ATGCTGTCTTCAAGCCCTACCTCCTGCACATCTCCCAACCCGAACGAGGAGAATCCAAGAAAGAAGGTCCAGTGGGCTTCTGGGAGGAGGAGGACGTCATCCACAGACTCAAAGTCCCAGTCCGACCCCTCCAAAGCGTCCAGGTCCCGGAAACTCAGCCGGCTGACGGTGAAGTATGACCGGGGGCAGCTCCAGAGCTGGCTGGAGATGGAGCAGTGGGTGGACGCCCAGGTTCAGGATCTCTTCCAG GTCCTGTCTTTTCTTTTGGGGGCAGCAAGGGCTTGTGATTCTTCCAG gatcaaccaaCTCCTTCTGAGCCTGAGATCGACCTGGAGGCTCTCATGGAACTATCCACAGAGGAGCAGAAGACTCAGTTGGAG GCTATTCTCCAAAactgcccccaccccacagaG CCTTTTATCTCTGAGCTGCTCAGTCAACTCAAGAAATTTCGGAGACTCAGTCGGCCTCAGAAATAAGCCTTGTGAGACTACCTTCATCAGCTTCAGCACTGCCAGGTCTGCCCTGAACCCCTGGATCCTGGGCTGA
- the PPP1R14D gene encoding protein phosphatase 1 regulatory subunit 14D isoform X2, producing the protein MLSSSPTSCTSPNPNEENPRKKVQWASGRRRTSSTDSKSQSDPSKASRSRKLSRLTVKYDRGQLQSWLEMEQWVDAQVQDLFQDQPTPSEPEIDLEALMELSTEEQKTQLEAILQNCPHPTEPFISELLSQLKKFRRLSRPQK; encoded by the exons ATGCTGTCTTCAAGCCCTACCTCCTGCACATCTCCCAACCCGAACGAGGAGAATCCAAGAAAGAAGGTCCAGTGGGCTTCTGGGAGGAGGAGGACGTCATCCACAGACTCAAAGTCCCAGTCCGACCCCTCCAAAGCGTCCAGGTCCCGGAAACTCAGCCGGCTGACGGTGAAGTATGACCGGGGGCAGCTCCAGAGCTGGCTGGAGATGGAGCAGTGGGTGGACGCCCAGGTTCAGGATCTCTTCCAG gatcaaccaaCTCCTTCTGAGCCTGAGATCGACCTGGAGGCTCTCATGGAACTATCCACAGAGGAGCAGAAGACTCAGTTGGAG GCTATTCTCCAAAactgcccccaccccacagaG CCTTTTATCTCTGAGCTGCTCAGTCAACTCAAGAAATTTCGGAGACTCAGTCGGCCTCAGAAATAA
- the ZFYVE19 gene encoding abscission/NoCut checkpoint regulator: MENRCYGCAVKFTLFKKEYGCKNCGRAFCSGCLSFSAAVPRAGNTQQKVCKQCHEVLTRGSAPANASKWSPPQNYKKRVAALEAKQKPNTPQSHGLTQQDQVIAERLARLRQENKPKSVPSQAEIEARLVALRDAPQGSIPSTQEMEARLASLQGRVPPSQTPQLAHQPPDTRTQAQQTQDLLTELAAEVAIDESWERGGPAASIQNDLNQGDPGAQSTSCKGQATWSLEEEKRRLLAEAAVTLREENTRQERILALAKRLAVLQGRDPDRVTLQDYRLPDSDDEEDEETAIQRVLQQLTEEAALDEASGFNIPAEPALRPQAQSCRAEPEVQAVAARPEAEEEELPWCCICNEDATLRCASCDGDLYCVRCFREGHDAFELKEHQTSAYHPQHKSREH, translated from the exons ATGGAGAATAGGTGCTACGGCTGCGCTGTCAAGTTCACCCTCTTCAAGAAGGAG TACGGCTGTAAGAACTGTGGCCGGGCCTTCTGTTCCGGCTGTCTTAGCTTCAGTGCAGCGGTTCCCCGGGCTGGAAACACCCAACAGAAAGTCTGCAAGCAGTGCCATGAGGTTCTGACCAG AGGATCTGCTCCTGCCAATGCCTCCAAGTGGTCACCACCTCAGAACTATAAGAA GCGTGTGGCAGCCTTGGAAGCCAAGCAGAAGCCCAACACTCCCCAGAGCCATGGACTGACCCAGCAAGACCAAGTCATTGCTGAGCGCCTAGCACGGCTCCGCCAGGAGAACAAGCCCA AGTCAGTGCCCTCGCAGGCGGAGATAGAAGCCAGGCTAGTTGCACTGAGGGATGCACCCCAGGGTTCCATCCCTTCCACCCAGGAGATGGAGGCACGGCTTGCTTCACTGCAGGGCAGAGTTCCACCTTCTCAGACCCCCCAGCTG GCACATCAGCCACCAGACACCAGGACCCAGGCCCAGCAGACACAGGATCTGCTGACAGAGCTAGCAGCGGAGGTGGCTATTGATGAGAGCTGGGAACGAGGAGGCCCAG CCGCCTCTATCCAGAATGACCTCAACCAGGGGGACCCAGGGGCCCAGAGCACCAGCTGCAAGGGACAGGCCACCTGGTccctggaggaggagaagaggaggctgCTGGCTGAGGCAGCAGTCACGCTTCGGGAGGAGAACACAAGGCAGGAGCGGATCCTGGCCCTCGCCAAGCGCCTGGCCGTGCTGCAGGGACGCGACCCCGATAGAG TGACCCTACAGGACTACCGCCTTCCAGACAGTGATGACGAAGAGGATGAGGAGACAGCCATCCAGAGAGTCCTTCAGCAG CTCACTGAAGAAGCTGCCCTGGATGAGGCAAGTGGCTTTAACATCCCTGCAGAGCCAGCTCTCCGACCCCAAGCCCAATCCTGCAGGGCAGAGCCTGAG GTTCAGGCTGTGGCCGCCAGGCCTGAGGCTGAGGAAGAGGAGCTCCCCTGGTGCTGCATCTGCAATGAGGATGCCACCCTGCGCTGTGCTAGCTGTGACGGAGACCTCTACTGTGTCCGCTGCTTCCG GGAAGGCCATGATGCCTTTGAACTTAAAGAGCACCAGACATCTGCCTACCACCCCCAGCATAAAAGCCGAGAGCACTGA